AGGCCCAGCCCACCAAGCTTCGAGAACCTCAGCATGACACCCATTTTCAATTATGTCATGGGTAGGAACGAAGGATCTTCTTCTATATAGCCGCCAGGACTGTTGTAGAAGATGCTTCGTGCCTCAGCATGACAATGCGTTTTAAACACCCCATCGGTAGGTACGAAGCAATCCCAAACTATACAGGGCGTACCTGCTAATCGGGGATTGCTTCGTTCCTCGCAATGACGCTTGGAGAAACTTTTTTTCAGTTGAAAGGTTATACAGCCACCGGCAACTCCTCAGCTACTTCGGCTACCTCTGCTTCTTTAATAGTAGGATTAATGCTTTCATCATCCTTTTCAACCCTCAGGTTATTTACAATATGCATCTGGCGGGTTGGGGTGTTTTTGCCCATAAAATATTCCAGCAGGTTTTTCACGTTGGCATCACGCAAAATAACCGGGTCGAGGCGCATATCTTTACCTATAAACAGGCCAAACTCTTCGGGCGAGATCTCGCCCAAACCTTTAAAGCGGGTTATTTCGGGTTTGTTACCCAATTTAGCTATCGCGTTACGGCGTTCTTCGTCGCTGTAGCAATAAATAGTTTCTTTTTTATTGCGTACGCGGAACAATGGTGTTTGCAGGATGGATACGTGACCGGCTTTTACCAGGTCGGGAAAAAACTGCAAAAAGAAGGTCATGAGCAGCAGCCGGATGTGCATACCGTCGACATCGGCATCGGTTGCTATTACAATGTTGTTGTAACGCAGGCCATCCAAACCATCTTCAATATTAAGAGCATGCTGCAGCAGGTTAAATTCTTCGTTTTCATAAACCACTTTTTTGGTAAGGCCAAAGCAGTTTAGCGGCTTACCTTTTAAGCTGAACACGGCCTGAGTCATCACATCGCGCGATTTGGTGATCGAACCGCTGGCCGAATCACCCTCGGTGATGAATAAGGTAGTATCCTGTTTACGCTCGTGTGTATCTTCAAAATGCAGCTTGCAATCGCGCAGTTTACGGTTATGTAATGATGCTTTTTTGGCGCGCTCATTGGCCAGTTTTTTAATGCCGGCAATATCCTTACGCTCACGCTCCGATTGCAGAATGCGTTTCAGCAAAGCATCGGCAGTTGCCGGATTTTTATGCAGGTAATTATCCAGTTCTTTTTTAACAAAATCGTTCACAAAACCACGCACCGAGGGGCCTTCCGGACCAACATTCAGCGAGCCCAGCTTGGTTTTGGTTTGCGATTCGAATACCGGTTCCTGCACTTTAACGGCAATGGCAGCAACTATCGATGCCCTGATATCAGCAGCGTCATACTCCTTTTTATAAAACTCGCGCACGGTTTTTACCACAGCCTCGCGGAAAGCCGCCTGGTGGGTACCACCCTGGGTAGTATTCTGTCCGTTTACGAATGAATAATATTCTTCGCCGTATTGCTGGCCGTGGGTCATGGCTATCTCAATATCTTCGCCTTTAAGGTGGATAATTGGGTAGCGGAGTGTTTCGGCATCTGTATTACGGGTAAGCAGGTCATAAAGCCCGCGCTCCGAAAAATATTTCTGGTTATTGAAGTTAATGGTAAGCCCCGCATTCAGGAACACATAGTTCCAGATCATGTTCTCTACAAACTCGGGAATAAAGCGGTAATGCCTGAAAATAGTATCATCCGGCGTAAAGTTAATGGCAGTGCCATTGCGCTGGGTGGTATCTTTTTCTGCCTCGTCACGAATCAATTCGCCTTTGGCAAACTCTGCAATTTTGGTGCGGCCGTCGCGATATGATTGTACAATAAACGCGGTTGACAGGGCGTTAACCGCCTTGGTACCCACACCATTTAAACCTACCGATTTTTGGAAAGCCTTGCTATCGTATTTACCACCGGTATTTATTTTAGATACGCAATCAATTACTTTACCCAACGGGATGCCACGACCATAATCGCGCACCGAAACTTTATGATCGCTCATATTGATATCGATACTGCGGCCCGAGCCCATCACAAACTCATCTATCGAGTTATCAACAATTTCTTTCAGCAATACATACACCCCATCGTCGTAAGCAGAGCCGTCACCCAGCTTACCGATATACATACCGGGGCGTAAACGGATGTGCTCCTTCCAATCGAGCGAGCGGATACTATCTTCACTATAATTAACTGGTTCTGCCATTTATAAAAGAATAGAATTTTAAAAAAAGTGCAAAATGCACCAACTGCAAAAATAAAGTTTCCGGGCCAATTTAGCCGGCAACAGATATCAACATATTAACATTTGAGGTATCGGAGACGAATACAGAATATTACTGTTTAAACTTAAGGCAGTTACTTGCCTTGTCAACATTTTTAAAAAACTCGGGGCCTTTGTCGTTGGTAAAACAAACTGCCATAATGGTTCCTTTATGATTGCGCTGCAGCATGATAAGCAGCGCATATTTATAATGCTTGGTAGCCGGAATATCGGGCAGGCTAAGCAGGTATGATTTCCCGGCATCGGCTTTGAAGCGCTTCAGCACATTGGGAGGTATTATTTTTAAGGGATTTTCCCGTTCGCCGGTAAAAGCGGTAGCCTGGGCACGGCTCATGTTAATATATAACGAGTCGGGGTTTTCTGTTTGCTTATCGGTATCGTACCTACCCTGTTCATAACTCACATAGTTTTGCCTTTGCGATTTTACCTGGTACCATACTTCAAAATCCTGGTCTGGAATTTCGAGCGCGTAGTCAAATAAAAAGTCTTCATCGTTGGGGGCCTGTATTTCTTTGAAACCTTTCGGCGGATTGAAAACAACATTGGCCTGCGCTAAAATGCGGCTAAATTCCTTGTACTGTTCAGAACCTTGCTCTTCTTTTGCTGTTGGGTATAGGTATTTCTTTTTTGCCGGTTTACGCTTATTTTGGGCATAAAGCCGCGAGGGCTTTACCTGCGCCGTGCTTTGCTCAAAACACGCCAATGATAAAACCAATAGCAACAAGGTTATGGTTGGCTTCAAAATAGCTTTCATTTCAAGGGTAGGTACCAAACATTGCAGCACCTAAGCGTCATAGGTAAATATATAAATTAATTGCCAAACATTTAAACCAATCCGCACTTTGCTACACGCCTCACTTTAACGCCGATACGGAAAGTTTATTTGCTGCATTAACGTAATTTTTTACGCCGCTGGTTTTTTATTGATACAACCAGTGCATAAACAAACTTAACAATTTTGTTAATAATTTCAATACCCTGAATGCTAAAATCTATAGCCTTACGGCCTGTACATCCGCGCATAATCCGTATCTTTACCCATCCAAATGTTTTTTATTGAATAATGAGTGACGATTTGAATCAAAACGATACGCCTGCCCCTAATGAAGAAAAATTACACGCTGTTACCTCGCTCGACGGCTTATACGAAAACTGGTTTTTGGATTATGCCTCGTATGTAATTCTTGACAGGGCTGTTCCTCACATTAACGATGGTTTAAAACCCGTACAACGCCGTATCCTGCATTCGCTTAAGGAAATGGACGACGGGCGTTTTAACAAAGCAGCCAACGTTATCGGTAATACCATGAAATACCATCCCCACGGCGATGCCTCTATAGGCGATGCCATGGTACAGATAGGCCAGAAAAACCTGTTGATTGACTGCCAGGGCAACTGGGGCGACCCGGTAACCGGCGACTCGGCGGCGGCCCCGCGTTATATCGAGGCGCGCTTATCAAAATTTGCACTGGATGTTGTTTTTAACCCCGATACTACCGTTTGGCAGGCCAGTTATGATGGCCGTAACAAAGAGCCTATTACCCTGCCGGTAAAATTTCCCTTGCTGCTGGCACAGGGTGCCGAGGGTATTGCCGTAGGTTTGGCTACCAAAATTTTGCCGCACAACTTTATCGAACTACTTGATGCATCAATAGGTGTATTGAAAGGCGAAAGGCCCAACCTGATGCCCGATTTCCCTACCGGTGGTATGGCCGATGCTTCTTTATATAATGAAGGCCAGCGCGGCGGCAAAGTGCGGGTAAGGGCTAAAATTATTGAGCGCGATAAAAAAACACTGGCCATTACCGAAATTCCTTTTACTACCACTACCGGTAGCTTAATAGATAGCGTAATCTCTGCCAACGATAAAGGCAAGATCAAGATCAAGAAGATCGAAGATAATACGGCTAAAGATGTAGAGATCATTATCCACCTCGCGCCCGGTATTTCGCCCGATGTAACTATCGATGCGCTTTACGCTTTTACCGATTGCGAAGTTTCCATATCGCCCAATACCTGCGTAATTCAGGATGATAAGCCACGCTTTATGAGTGTGAACGATATGCTTACCGAAAGCACTTTCTTCACCAAAGATTTGCTGAAGCAGGAACTGGAGATCAGGCTGAACGAGTTAATGGAAAAGATTTTCTTTAGCTCGCTGTTAAAAATCTTCATACAGGAAGGTATGTATAAAAACCCTGGGTACGAAAACTCGGGCAATTTTGAAGTGGTGATAGAAGTGTTGAATAAATTGTTCGAACCTTTCTTCCCGCAATTTTACCGCACCATACTGCCTGAGGATTATAAAAAGCTGATCGATAAACCGATGAGCAGCATCACCCGTTTTGACGTTAAGAAAGCGGATGAGCAGATGAAGGCTTTGGAGAATGAGATAAAACAGGTAAAACATCACCTGAAACATCTTACCGATTATGCCATCGCCTGGTTTGAAAAACTGAAAGAAAAATATGGAAAAGGTCGCGAACGCAAAACCGAACTACGTACGTTTGATAAGGTTGAAGCTGCACAGGTAGCCTTAGCCAATATCAAACTATATGTTAACCGTGCCGACGGCTTTGTGGGCTCGGGCCTGAAAAAGGATGAATCGGTTGAGTTTGTAGGCGATTGCTCGGACATTGACGAGATCATTGTTTTCCGTGGAGATGGCCGCTGTGTCATCACCAAAGTGCAGGATAAAGTATTTGTGGGTAAAGATATTATCCACGTAGCGGTATTTAAAAAGAATGATGAGCGCACCGTTTACAACATGATTTATAAAGATGGCGAGAGCGGCATCAGCTATATCAAGCGTTTCTCGGTAGTGGGCGTTACCCGCGATAAGGAATACGACCTTACCAAGGGTACCAAAGGATCAAAAGTATTGTACTTTACCGCCAACTCCAACGGCGAAGCCGAGGTGGTGAATGTGCAGCTTAAACCGCACTCAAAACTCAAAAAACTACAGTTTGATGAGGACTTTGCAGCTATAGCTATAAAAGGCCGCAGTTCGATGGGTAATATCATTACCAAGTACCCGGTTAAAAAGATCATCCTGAAAAGCAAAGGTGTATCAACACTGGCAGGGCGCAAAATCTGGTATGATGATATTTTAAAACGCCTGAATGCCGATAACCGTGGCAAATATTTAGGAGAATTTGATGGCGACGACCGCATCCTTACTGTGATGAGCAACGGTGTTTACGAACTAACCAGTTTCGATCTTAACAATCACTTTGATGATAAGATGATCCTGATTGAAAAATATGACCCGCAGGCTGTATTTTCGATCATACACATCGACGGAAAATCGAAAAACTACCTGGTTAAGCGTTTCAATTTTGAAAACATTGCCATCGGTAAACAGGTAAGCCTCATCAGCGAGGAAGCAGGTTCGAAAATGGTAATACTTGGTCATACCGCGCCGGTGGTAAGTATGACACACCTGAAAGGCAAAGATCAAACGCCGGAAACATTGGAGCTGAACCTCGCGGAGATCATTGATGTAAAAGGGATGAAAGCGATGGGTAACCGCCTTTCGCAAAACCCGATAAAATCGGTTGAGCTGATCAGCGACGAGGTTGCTGAAACAGAAGCAGGAGGGGATGAAACATCGGATGAGCCAAATGAAGAAGGATCATCATTCGGCCCCGAATCAAAATCGGTGGAATCACCTGATCAATCGCAGGAATCCCAAACAAAAAAATCGGTGGAATCAACTAATCAGCCTGAAGAGTCGGTGAAATCCCCAACAAAAAAGATTGATTTCGAAATCACCAATCCCGGCGATATCGACCTTGAAGATAACGGACAGTTAGACCTCTTTTAATATCCAGCCACCGGTATTTTTGCCGGTGGCTTTTTTATTTACATCCTACAACAATTCATTACGAATGAAAAAAATCATTACTGCCTTTTTATTTTTCGTTGCTGCCTCGGTATCGGTAAAAGCCCAGAGCCCGGACCATACCTTTGCACTTGGCGAGAGCACTTTTTTGTTAGATGGCAAACCACTGCAAATGATCAGCGGCGAAATGCATTGCTACCGCATCCCACAGCAATACTGGCGAGCCCGCATGAAAATGGCCAAAGCCATGGGCCTGAACACCATTGGCACCTACGTTTTCTGGAATGCGCACGAACCCGTACAAGGCCAGTATGATTTTACCGGCAACAACAACATTGCCGAATTTGTAAAAATTGCCAAAGAAGAAGGCCTCTGGGTTATTATGCGCCCCAGCCCCTACGCCTGCGCCGAATGGGAATTTGGCGGCTACCCATGGTGGCTGCTGAAAGATAAAGACCTGAAAGTACGCAGTAAAGACCCTAAGTTTTTAGCGGCCTACAAAAACTACATCATGGCGTTGAGTAAACAACTTAACCCCTACCTCATAACCCATGGCGGTAATATTTTGATGGTACAGATTGAGAACGAGTACGGATCGTACAGCAACGATAAAGAATACCTTGACATTAACCGTAAAATATTCCGTGAGGCTGGTTTTGATGGCGTTTTATTTACCTGCGATGGGCCGTCACAAATGCCTGCGGGTTACCTGCCGGGATATTTGCCGGCTGTAAATGGGCTGGATGATCCTAAAGAAGTAAAAACACTCATCAATAAATACCACGGCGGCAAAGGCCCATATTATATTGCCGAATGGTACCCGGGCTGGTTTGACAGCTGGGGTAGCCCGCATTCAACTACCAGTGCAGAAGATGATGCTAAAAAACTGGATGAGGTTTTATCGGCTGGGATCTCTATCAATATGTACATGTTTCATGGTGGTACTTCACGAGGGTTTATGAACGGCGCTAATATGAGCAGAAAAGACCCATATTCGCCGCAAACTTCAAGCTATGATTATGATGCTCCGCTTAACGAGGCCGGCGATCCTACCCCTAAGTTTTTTAAATTCCGCGAAATTATTCAAAAGCACCTCCCTGCCGGTGTTACACTGCCGCCTGTTCCTGCGGCTAATAAAACGATAGTCATACCATCAATTGCATTGACAACCAGTGCGTTATTATTCAACAACTTAAACAAACCGGTTGTAAGCGAAAAACCGCTTTGCTTTGAAGATCTGGACCAGGGCTATGGCTTTGTACTTTACCGCACCCAATTAAAAGATGCCGCTGATGGCCTGCTTAAAATAAAAGAGCTACGCGATTACGCTACCGTTTACTTAAACGGCCAGCGCATCAGTATTTTAGACAGGCACCTGCGCCAGGATTCGTTACAGTTAAGCGGCGCTAAAAAAGGTGATATACTGGATATTTTGCTGGAGAACAATGGCCGCATCAACTACGGCCCCTACTTAACCGATAACCGCCAGGGCATTACAGACAAAGTAACTTTAAACGGCACCGAGCTGTTGGATTGGAAAATGTATAAGTTCCCTTTTCAAAATACAGCCGGCTTTAAATACAGCGCGAAAGTGGTAACAGAGGCCCAGCCTGTATTGTATAAAGGTACATTTACCCTTACCGAAACCGGCGATACCTGGCTTGATCTGAGCAATTTTGGTAAAGGCTTTGTTTTTTTAAACGGAATTAATATTGGTAAATATTGGAACATCGGTCCGCAGCAAACATTGTATATCCCGGCTGGATGGTTAAAAAAGGGCTCGAATGAGATTGTGGTTTTTGATCAGTTGAAAAACGGGCATAAAACTATTTCGGCGCTAAATCACCCGATATTGAATGTGGTGGTAAAAAATTGATTTTCAGGCAGGACAAATCCATTTCAAAACGAGAGGGTGACACGGGGCTCCTATGGAGCCGGCCACGCAATCTGATACATTACTATAAACACGATACTCCTAACGGAGTTGTAAAATGCGACGGTAAATCACCCCGGAGGGGTATCGTGTTTATAGCAAAACAAAAAGAAGTTTCCCGGCTCCATAGGAGCCTCGTGTTTTAAAAGCAATTTCCACGATTTTTAAGCTGTAAGCATAGCGTTTACGGCTTTTTTTATATTTTTGAGATATTACTAAATCTTATATCATCAATGGGCATGTTTTTCGGTGGGGGCAACTATTATTATATTATTTTGATCCTGGATGCTATCTGCATTATCCATTCCTCACGGCGCGGCACACAGCAAAAATGGATGTGGATAATTTTTGCTATACCTGTATTTGGCTGTCTGTATTATATCTACAGCGAGATGTTAGTTAACCGGATCCGCACCCCAAAAATCAATGTAGAAGCTGTGATAAACCCCGGTGCTAAAATAAAACGCCTGGAAAATGAGCTGCGCTTTACCGATACCTTTGCCAACCGCGTAGCACTGGCAGATGCCTACCTGGAAGCAGGCCTTACAGACAAGGCTATTGAACTATATAAAAACAGCCTTACCGGCGCCTTTGCCGAAAACGAGCATGTGCAGGCACAGCTTATCATAGCCTATTTTGAAAAAGGCATGTATAACGAAGTGATCCCGATTGCTAAACGCCTTTATAAATTACCGCAATTTGCGCGTTCAAAAGCGCATATTCTTTACGCCAAAGCATTGGAACTCACTTACCAACCCGAGCAGGCCGAAAATGAATTTAAATTGATGAAAGGCCGCTACTCCTACTTCGAGCCGAGGTATGAATATGGCATGTTCCTGAGCCGTGCTGACCGGCGCGATGAAGCCTGGCAAATTTTTACCGATATGCTTAATGAGCAATCGCAGCTTAGCCCGGTTGAGCGGAAAAGTAATAAAGTATGGTTTGCGAAGGCTAAGGATGAATTGAAGAGGTTGGCTGCGGAGCGGAAGACAGTGTAGGTGTCATCTCCTATTTAACATAGATGCCTATATCGTTCCATTCAAAATTGATTAATAAACAGTATTTTTGTGCATTCAGTTTGAATGAAAAACATTAAAGATGAATTAC
The sequence above is a segment of the Mucilaginibacter celer genome. Coding sequences within it:
- a CDS encoding DNA topoisomerase IV subunit B, with product MAEPVNYSEDSIRSLDWKEHIRLRPGMYIGKLGDGSAYDDGVYVLLKEIVDNSIDEFVMGSGRSIDINMSDHKVSVRDYGRGIPLGKVIDCVSKINTGGKYDSKAFQKSVGLNGVGTKAVNALSTAFIVQSYRDGRTKIAEFAKGELIRDEAEKDTTQRNGTAINFTPDDTIFRHYRFIPEFVENMIWNYVFLNAGLTINFNNQKYFSERGLYDLLTRNTDAETLRYPIIHLKGEDIEIAMTHGQQYGEEYYSFVNGQNTTQGGTHQAAFREAVVKTVREFYKKEYDAADIRASIVAAIAVKVQEPVFESQTKTKLGSLNVGPEGPSVRGFVNDFVKKELDNYLHKNPATADALLKRILQSERERKDIAGIKKLANERAKKASLHNRKLRDCKLHFEDTHERKQDTTLFITEGDSASGSITKSRDVMTQAVFSLKGKPLNCFGLTKKVVYENEEFNLLQHALNIEDGLDGLRYNNIVIATDADVDGMHIRLLLMTFFLQFFPDLVKAGHVSILQTPLFRVRNKKETIYCYSDEERRNAIAKLGNKPEITRFKGLGEISPEEFGLFIGKDMRLDPVILRDANVKNLLEYFMGKNTPTRQMHIVNNLRVEKDDESINPTIKEAEVAEVAEELPVAV
- a CDS encoding DNA gyrase/topoisomerase IV subunit A, which translates into the protein MSDDLNQNDTPAPNEEKLHAVTSLDGLYENWFLDYASYVILDRAVPHINDGLKPVQRRILHSLKEMDDGRFNKAANVIGNTMKYHPHGDASIGDAMVQIGQKNLLIDCQGNWGDPVTGDSAAAPRYIEARLSKFALDVVFNPDTTVWQASYDGRNKEPITLPVKFPLLLAQGAEGIAVGLATKILPHNFIELLDASIGVLKGERPNLMPDFPTGGMADASLYNEGQRGGKVRVRAKIIERDKKTLAITEIPFTTTTGSLIDSVISANDKGKIKIKKIEDNTAKDVEIIIHLAPGISPDVTIDALYAFTDCEVSISPNTCVIQDDKPRFMSVNDMLTESTFFTKDLLKQELEIRLNELMEKIFFSSLLKIFIQEGMYKNPGYENSGNFEVVIEVLNKLFEPFFPQFYRTILPEDYKKLIDKPMSSITRFDVKKADEQMKALENEIKQVKHHLKHLTDYAIAWFEKLKEKYGKGRERKTELRTFDKVEAAQVALANIKLYVNRADGFVGSGLKKDESVEFVGDCSDIDEIIVFRGDGRCVITKVQDKVFVGKDIIHVAVFKKNDERTVYNMIYKDGESGISYIKRFSVVGVTRDKEYDLTKGTKGSKVLYFTANSNGEAEVVNVQLKPHSKLKKLQFDEDFAAIAIKGRSSMGNIITKYPVKKIILKSKGVSTLAGRKIWYDDILKRLNADNRGKYLGEFDGDDRILTVMSNGVYELTSFDLNNHFDDKMILIEKYDPQAVFSIIHIDGKSKNYLVKRFNFENIAIGKQVSLISEEAGSKMVILGHTAPVVSMTHLKGKDQTPETLELNLAEIIDVKGMKAMGNRLSQNPIKSVELISDEVAETEAGGDETSDEPNEEGSSFGPESKSVESPDQSQESQTKKSVESTNQPEESVKSPTKKIDFEITNPGDIDLEDNGQLDLF
- a CDS encoding glycoside hydrolase family 35 protein is translated as MKKIITAFLFFVAASVSVKAQSPDHTFALGESTFLLDGKPLQMISGEMHCYRIPQQYWRARMKMAKAMGLNTIGTYVFWNAHEPVQGQYDFTGNNNIAEFVKIAKEEGLWVIMRPSPYACAEWEFGGYPWWLLKDKDLKVRSKDPKFLAAYKNYIMALSKQLNPYLITHGGNILMVQIENEYGSYSNDKEYLDINRKIFREAGFDGVLFTCDGPSQMPAGYLPGYLPAVNGLDDPKEVKTLINKYHGGKGPYYIAEWYPGWFDSWGSPHSTTSAEDDAKKLDEVLSAGISINMYMFHGGTSRGFMNGANMSRKDPYSPQTSSYDYDAPLNEAGDPTPKFFKFREIIQKHLPAGVTLPPVPAANKTIVIPSIALTTSALLFNNLNKPVVSEKPLCFEDLDQGYGFVLYRTQLKDAADGLLKIKELRDYATVYLNGQRISILDRHLRQDSLQLSGAKKGDILDILLENNGRINYGPYLTDNRQGITDKVTLNGTELLDWKMYKFPFQNTAGFKYSAKVVTEAQPVLYKGTFTLTETGDTWLDLSNFGKGFVFLNGINIGKYWNIGPQQTLYIPAGWLKKGSNEIVVFDQLKNGHKTISALNHPILNVVVKN